In Phaeobacter porticola, one DNA window encodes the following:
- a CDS encoding RbsD/FucU domain-containing protein codes for MCATKPPRCRTANCHRVSNDRNGHSGHPCPLRHLERFPFYDRAKSAFAIVQTRQARPYGNIILKKGVIGQ; via the coding sequence ATTTGTGCAACAAAGCCCCCCCGATGCCGTACCGCCAATTGTCACAGAGTTTCAAACGATCGTAACGGACATAGCGGACACCCCTGCCCCCTTAGGCACCTAGAACGCTTTCCTTTCTATGATCGCGCCAAATCCGCTTTTGCAATCGTCCAGACTAGGCAAGCCCGTCCGTACGGAAATATCATCCTGAAGAAAGGCGTGATCGGACAATGA
- a CDS encoding MBL fold metallo-hydrolase produces the protein MQAPDDFNPPAGIAETLEPGLRRILAPNPSPMTYRGTNTYLIGATDVAVIDPGPASEAHLQAILTALEPGQRISHILVSHSHLDHSPLARPLAEAIGAPVYAFGDAIAGRSAVMTSLADAGLAGGGEGIDIGFAPDICLRDGETLTGPDWQLEVIHTPGHLGNHIALAWGDACFTADHVMGWASSLVSPPDGDLTDFMGSCRRLAARDWRVFYPGHGAPVTAPAARLAWLTEHRTGREAAILAELTAGPASVTELTARIYTETPPSLRIAAERNVFAHLVDLAGKSRVATDGPLSFGARFRTLR, from the coding sequence ATGCAGGCACCCGATGATTTCAATCCCCCCGCCGGGATCGCCGAAACGCTAGAACCCGGGTTGCGCCGGATCCTGGCCCCAAACCCGTCGCCGATGACCTACCGGGGCACCAACACCTATTTGATCGGCGCCACCGATGTTGCGGTGATTGATCCCGGTCCAGCGAGTGAGGCGCATCTGCAGGCGATCCTGACCGCCCTGGAACCAGGTCAGCGCATCAGTCATATTCTGGTCAGCCACAGCCATCTGGACCACTCCCCTCTTGCCCGCCCGCTGGCAGAGGCCATTGGCGCGCCGGTCTATGCCTTCGGCGACGCCATCGCGGGACGCAGCGCAGTGATGACATCGCTTGCCGACGCAGGTCTGGCCGGTGGTGGCGAGGGCATTGATATCGGATTCGCGCCGGACATCTGTCTGCGGGATGGGGAGACATTAACCGGCCCCGACTGGCAGCTGGAGGTGATCCATACCCCTGGCCATCTCGGCAACCATATCGCCTTGGCTTGGGGGGATGCCTGTTTCACCGCTGATCACGTGATGGGCTGGGCCAGCTCTCTGGTCTCGCCCCCGGATGGCGATCTGACCGATTTCATGGGCTCATGTCGGCGGCTGGCTGCCCGCGACTGGCGGGTGTTTTACCCCGGCCATGGGGCACCGGTTACCGCTCCCGCCGCCCGCCTTGCATGGTTGACCGAGCACCGCACGGGGCGAGAGGCCGCGATCCTTGCAGAACTCACTGCCGGTCCCGCCTCCGTCACCGAGCTGACAGCGCGGATATACACCGAAACTCCGCCCTCCCTGCGCATCGCTGCTGAACGCAATGTGTTTGCACACCTCGTTGATCTTGCGGGAAAATCACGAGTTGCAACGGATGGCCCCCTATCATTCGGTGCGCGTTTCAGAACTCTGCGCTGA
- a CDS encoding ATP-binding protein: MFFQWLKHYMPRSLYGRAALILLVPIVTLQLVVSVVFIKRDLEDLTVQMTLTMLRELRLLEQTMAPAASQQEALLLAEPLLQPLQMQLRFLEQREPVPLDQMGLLEFSGRVVRNTLETTAPQFISAQFPNTRRVQLVLASDHGPMALVFDRRRVTAAAPHQLIVTVIAFGFLMTIIAFVYMRNQLRPIKQLADAAQAFGRGRTEPYSPRGANEVRAAGSAFLDMRARIERQMEQRTLMLSGVSHDLRTPLTRMKLGLSMLDEEDAEPLRQDVDEMQALLDAFLDFSRGVSTSEPEEVDPHVMITLLVDGWRRQGKDVMLGEMSGKGKVMLRGSAIRRAVQNLISNAVRYGTRARVSVTMTEKFLRIRVEDDGPGIAEADRAEATRPFTRLDPARNQDLGSGVGLGLAIVTDIARAHGGTLRLEQSVALGGLQADIVIGL; this comes from the coding sequence ATGTTCTTTCAATGGCTCAAACACTATATGCCGCGCAGCCTGTACGGGCGGGCGGCGCTTATTCTGCTGGTGCCGATTGTGACGCTGCAATTGGTGGTCTCGGTTGTGTTCATCAAGCGCGATCTCGAGGACCTGACGGTCCAGATGACCCTGACCATGCTGCGGGAATTGCGACTGCTGGAGCAGACCATGGCGCCGGCTGCCAGTCAGCAGGAGGCGTTGTTGCTGGCAGAACCTCTGTTGCAACCCTTGCAGATGCAGCTTCGGTTTCTGGAACAAAGGGAGCCGGTGCCATTGGATCAGATGGGGCTCTTGGAATTTTCTGGACGGGTGGTGCGCAATACGTTGGAGACCACTGCGCCGCAGTTCATTTCAGCGCAGTTCCCCAACACCCGCCGGGTCCAGTTGGTGCTTGCGAGTGATCACGGCCCGATGGCGCTGGTATTTGATCGGCGCCGGGTGACTGCGGCGGCACCGCACCAGCTGATCGTGACAGTGATCGCCTTTGGTTTTCTGATGACGATCATCGCCTTTGTCTACATGCGCAATCAGCTGCGCCCGATCAAACAGCTCGCTGATGCGGCGCAGGCCTTTGGGCGGGGGCGGACGGAGCCTTATTCACCGCGCGGCGCGAATGAGGTGCGGGCGGCCGGCAGCGCGTTTCTGGACATGCGCGCACGGATCGAGCGGCAGATGGAGCAGCGGACCCTGATGCTCTCGGGGGTGAGCCACGACCTGCGCACCCCACTCACAAGGATGAAGCTGGGCCTGTCGATGCTGGACGAGGAGGACGCTGAACCGCTGCGGCAGGATGTGGACGAGATGCAGGCGCTCTTGGATGCGTTTCTTGATTTTTCGCGTGGGGTTTCGACCAGTGAGCCGGAGGAAGTCGACCCACATGTGATGATCACGCTGCTGGTGGATGGTTGGCGCCGACAGGGTAAGGATGTGATGCTGGGTGAGATGAGCGGCAAGGGCAAGGTGATGCTACGCGGGTCTGCGATACGGCGTGCGGTCCAAAACCTGATCTCCAACGCAGTACGCTACGGCACGCGGGCGCGGGTGTCCGTGACCATGACCGAGAAATTTTTGCGTATCCGGGTTGAGGATGATGGCCCTGGTATCGCCGAGGCCGACCGGGCCGAGGCGACGCGCCCCTTCACCCGGCTGGATCCGGCGCGCAATCAGGATCTGGGCAGTGGCGTAGGTCTCGGACTTGCCATCGTGACGGATATCGCCCGCGCCCATGGCGGCACGCTGCGGCTGGAACAAAGCGTCGCCTTGGGAGGGTTACAAGCCGACATCGTGATCGGCCTGTAA
- a CDS encoding Gfo/Idh/MocA family protein: MSGPTTYGIIGCGMMGQEHLRNIALLDNTAVGAIYEPNATMREISAELAPKAQFMDSLEALLNHPDLDCLLIASPNFRHLEQLEALAEHRPLPVLVEKPLFTSLADLGRLDAFAARYDTPVWVAMEYRYMPPVAAFLRDVEAATGGVRMLSIREHRFPFLEKVDDWNRFDAKSGGTFVEKCCHFFDLMRLALGSEPVRVMASGGQDVNHLDERYRDGVPDILDNGYVIVDFRGGARAMLELCMFAEGAEYQEEIAAVGPIGKIEAFVPGPGRFWPAHLGTPPLPKLVTSPRSPKGPVTQAIPVDPKLLEAGDHNGSTFYQHQKFLELVRGERVAAEVTLHDGRMAVLMGMAAQISIAERRSVEISELI; the protein is encoded by the coding sequence ATGTCCGGACCCACCACCTACGGGATCATCGGCTGCGGCATGATGGGCCAGGAACATCTGCGAAATATCGCGTTGCTGGACAACACGGCAGTTGGCGCGATCTATGAACCAAACGCCACCATGCGTGAGATTTCGGCTGAACTGGCGCCAAAGGCCCAGTTCATGGACAGCCTTGAAGCGCTGCTCAACCACCCAGACCTTGATTGCCTGCTGATTGCCAGCCCCAACTTCCGCCACCTCGAACAGCTGGAAGCGCTGGCCGAACATCGCCCACTGCCGGTGCTGGTCGAAAAGCCGCTGTTCACCAGTCTCGCCGATCTTGGGCGGCTGGATGCCTTTGCCGCGCGCTATGATACGCCGGTCTGGGTGGCGATGGAATATCGCTACATGCCGCCAGTTGCCGCCTTCCTGCGTGATGTCGAAGCAGCCACCGGCGGAGTTAGAATGCTAAGCATCCGCGAACATCGCTTTCCGTTTCTGGAAAAGGTTGATGACTGGAACCGGTTTGACGCCAAATCCGGCGGCACCTTTGTTGAGAAATGCTGCCATTTCTTCGATCTGATGCGGCTGGCCCTGGGATCAGAACCCGTCCGAGTGATGGCCAGCGGCGGGCAGGATGTGAACCATCTTGATGAGCGCTACAGAGATGGTGTGCCTGACATCCTCGACAATGGCTACGTGATCGTCGACTTCCGCGGCGGCGCGCGCGCCATGCTGGAGCTGTGCATGTTTGCCGAAGGTGCGGAGTACCAGGAGGAGATTGCCGCCGTCGGCCCCATAGGCAAAATCGAAGCCTTTGTGCCCGGACCGGGTCGGTTCTGGCCCGCCCATCTAGGCACGCCTCCGCTGCCAAAGCTGGTGACCTCACCGCGCAGCCCGAAAGGTCCGGTAACACAAGCGATTCCCGTTGATCCCAAGCTTCTTGAGGCAGGTGATCACAACGGATCCACCTTCTATCAGCACCAAAAGTTCCTCGAACTGGTTCGCGGTGAACGCGTCGCTGCAGAGGTGACCCTTCATGATGGGCGGATGGCAGTGCTGATGGGGATGGCGGCACAGATCTCCATCGCGGAGCGACGCAGCGTAGAGATATCAGAGCTGATCTGA